In a genomic window of Venatoribacter cucullus:
- the apbC gene encoding iron-sulfur cluster carrier protein ApbC: MSDLSRSQVEAALAAYTDPYLNTDLVSAGCVRDIRITGAQVAVDIHLDYPSEFLKGGVAQLLQTALENLDGCHTATVNIRWAVQPNKRQNSVEAIANVKNIVAVASGKGGVGKSTTAVNLAIALAKDGAKVGLLDADIYGPSQGIMLGVADGTRPQTIDNKWFVPIEAHGVKSMSMAYLITESTPMVWRGPMVSGALMQILTQTQWGELDYLIIDMPPGTGDIQLTLSQKFPVSGAVIVTTPQDIALADAKKGVEMFRKVHIPVLGMIENMSMHICSNCGHAEHIFGEDGAERLAETYHTEVLGSLPLSKYIRVQADAGTPVVAADDCSEVSMMYRHAARRLAVALARQAAQSDAIPTIEVSDE; this comes from the coding sequence GTGTCTGATCTTTCCCGTTCTCAGGTTGAAGCCGCACTGGCGGCTTACACCGATCCTTATCTGAATACCGATCTGGTCAGCGCTGGTTGCGTGCGCGATATCCGCATTACCGGCGCGCAGGTGGCGGTGGATATTCATCTGGATTATCCGTCTGAATTTCTCAAAGGCGGCGTGGCACAACTGCTGCAGACGGCGCTGGAAAATCTGGATGGTTGCCACACGGCGACCGTTAACATCCGCTGGGCCGTGCAGCCCAATAAGCGCCAGAACAGCGTGGAAGCCATTGCCAATGTGAAAAATATTGTTGCGGTGGCATCCGGTAAAGGCGGTGTGGGTAAATCCACCACCGCCGTGAACCTGGCCATTGCACTGGCCAAAGACGGTGCCAAAGTAGGCCTGCTGGATGCCGATATTTATGGCCCCAGCCAGGGCATTATGCTGGGCGTGGCCGATGGTACCCGCCCGCAAACCATCGACAATAAATGGTTTGTGCCGATTGAAGCGCACGGCGTAAAAAGCATGTCGATGGCCTACCTGATTACCGAAAGTACGCCGATGGTGTGGCGTGGCCCGATGGTGTCCGGTGCCTTAATGCAGATTCTCACCCAGACCCAGTGGGGCGAACTGGATTACCTGATTATTGATATGCCGCCGGGCACTGGTGATATTCAGCTGACGTTAAGCCAGAAATTCCCGGTGTCTGGCGCCGTTATTGTTACCACCCCGCAGGATATTGCCCTGGCCGATGCCAAAAAAGGCGTGGAAATGTTCCGCAAGGTGCATATTCCGGTGCTGGGCATGATCGAAAATATGAGCATGCACATTTGTTCCAACTGCGGGCATGCCGAGCATATTTTCGGCGAAGACGGCGCCGAGCGTTTGGCTGAAACCTACCACACCGAAGTACTGGGCTCGCTGCCGTTATCCAAATACATCCGTGTGCAGGCCGATGCCGGTACCCCGGTGGTGGCGGCTGATGACTGCTCGGAAGTGTCGATGATGTACCGCCACGCCGCCCGCCGGCTGGCCGTGGCACTGGCCCGGCAGGCAGCGCAAAGCGACGCCATACCCACCATTGAAGTCAGTGACGAGTAA
- a CDS encoding NADPH-dependent 2,4-dienoyl-CoA reductase, which produces MSKYPHILQPLDLGFTTLKNRVMMGSMHTGLEDRPWHFDELAEYFAERARGGVGLLVTGGFSPNRRGDLLPFGSKMISRWQVPFHRKVTNAVHENGSKILLQILHAGRYGYTPFNVAPSAIQAPINPFKPKELSSRDIYKTIDQYVRAGKLAQKAGYDGVEIMGSEGYFITQMINKRTNQRSDEWGGSYENRIRFPLEIVRKMRAEVGEKFIIMFRLSMLDLVEEASDMEEVLILAKELEKAGVTLINTGIGWHEARVPTIVTSVPRAAFADVTAKVKAAVNVPVVASNRINMPDTAEEILSAGKADMVSMARPLLADPYWVKKVAEGRENEINTCIACNQACLDHTFENKRASCLVNPRACHETTLVYKPVTQAKKVAVVGAGPAGLACAVVAAERGHNVTIFEGRGEIGGQFNYASKIPGKEEFKETIRYFNAMIAKHGIDLKLNHRVSADELKAGGFDEVVIATGVAPRMPNIPGIDSPKVLSYQEVLDKELQLGKTVAVMGAGGIGFDISEYLTHEGESTTLNLDAWMKEWGVDITNSTRGGLMKPEVEASPRKVIMMQRKASSLGKGLNKTTGWVHRAVMKMKGVEQIGGVSYDKIDEQGLHITITKGEDSSQRVLDVDNIVICAGQVSVNELHETLKADESKTFGLHLVGGAEFAGELDAKRAIKLASELAASL; this is translated from the coding sequence ATGAGCAAGTATCCCCACATTCTGCAGCCGCTGGATTTAGGCTTCACGACCTTAAAAAACCGCGTGATGATGGGTTCTATGCACACCGGCCTGGAAGACCGTCCGTGGCATTTTGACGAGCTGGCTGAATACTTTGCCGAACGCGCCCGCGGTGGTGTGGGCCTGCTGGTAACCGGCGGTTTCTCACCCAACCGTCGTGGCGATTTACTGCCATTCGGCTCGAAAATGATCAGCCGCTGGCAGGTGCCGTTTCACCGTAAAGTGACCAATGCCGTACACGAAAACGGCTCCAAAATTCTGCTGCAGATTCTGCACGCCGGCCGTTACGGCTACACCCCGTTCAACGTGGCGCCGTCAGCCATTCAGGCTCCGATCAACCCGTTTAAGCCGAAAGAGCTGAGCTCGCGCGATATTTATAAAACCATCGACCAGTACGTGCGCGCTGGTAAGCTGGCCCAGAAAGCCGGTTACGATGGCGTGGAAATTATGGGTTCAGAAGGCTATTTCATTACCCAGATGATTAACAAACGCACCAACCAGCGGTCTGACGAATGGGGTGGTTCGTACGAAAACCGCATCCGTTTCCCGCTGGAAATTGTGCGTAAAATGCGCGCTGAAGTGGGCGAAAAATTCATCATCATGTTCCGTCTGTCTATGCTGGATCTGGTGGAAGAAGCCTCCGATATGGAAGAAGTGCTGATTCTGGCCAAAGAGCTGGAAAAAGCCGGCGTTACCTTAATTAATACCGGTATCGGCTGGCACGAAGCCCGTGTGCCGACCATCGTTACCTCCGTACCGCGCGCCGCTTTTGCTGATGTTACTGCCAAAGTCAAAGCGGCTGTTAACGTGCCGGTAGTGGCCTCAAACCGCATTAATATGCCGGATACCGCTGAAGAGATTCTGTCTGCCGGCAAAGCCGACATGGTCTCCATGGCGCGGCCGCTGCTGGCTGACCCGTACTGGGTGAAAAAAGTGGCAGAAGGTCGTGAAAACGAAATCAATACCTGCATCGCCTGTAACCAGGCTTGTCTGGATCACACCTTTGAAAACAAACGTGCGTCCTGTCTGGTTAACCCGCGTGCCTGTCACGAAACCACACTGGTGTACAAGCCGGTAACCCAGGCGAAAAAAGTGGCGGTGGTGGGTGCTGGCCCGGCGGGCTTAGCCTGTGCCGTGGTAGCGGCTGAGCGTGGCCATAACGTGACTATTTTTGAAGGTCGTGGCGAGATTGGCGGCCAGTTCAACTACGCCTCGAAAATTCCGGGCAAAGAAGAATTCAAAGAAACCATCCGTTATTTCAACGCCATGATTGCCAAGCACGGCATCGACCTGAAGCTGAACCATCGCGTATCCGCCGATGAGCTGAAAGCCGGTGGTTTTGATGAAGTGGTTATTGCCACCGGTGTCGCCCCGCGTATGCCGAATATTCCGGGTATCGACAGCCCGAAAGTGCTGTCGTATCAGGAAGTGCTGGATAAAGAACTGCAGCTGGGCAAAACCGTCGCGGTAATGGGCGCCGGTGGTATCGGTTTTGATATCAGTGAATACCTGACCCACGAAGGTGAATCCACCACGCTGAATCTGGATGCCTGGATGAAAGAGTGGGGCGTGGATATTACCAACTCCACCCGCGGCGGTTTGATGAAGCCGGAAGTGGAAGCGTCACCGCGCAAAGTCATTATGATGCAGCGTAAAGCGTCATCACTGGGCAAAGGCCTGAATAAAACCACCGGCTGGGTACACCGTGCGGTGATGAAAATGAAAGGCGTGGAACAGATCGGCGGTGTGTCGTACGACAAAATCGACGAGCAGGGCCTGCACATCACCATTACCAAAGGTGAAGACAGCAGCCAGCGCGTACTGGATGTCGATAACATCGTGATTTGTGCCGGCCAGGTATCGGTTAACGAACTGCATGAAACCCTGAAAGCTGATGAGAGCAAAACCTTTGGTCTGCATCTGGTTGGTGGGGCAGAATTTGCCGGAGAACTGGATGCCAAGCGCGCCATTAAACTGGCCAGCGAATTAGCGGCCAGCTTGTAA
- a CDS encoding 7TM diverse intracellular signaling domain-containing protein, translated as MTLHRCFILLLTLLLSPMLLASGLTAEPDAEQEAVPAAPPLLTLNNPGDYSTGLHSLWLEDPAAELDASTAMAASGWQLSDRDSLNFGFSNSVFWLQLPLQNLTSQPDWALWIHYSLLDLTEAWLCPQPVTGISQCHYQQSGDLQPFSSNRAIDHPNTILPLLLQPQQSYVLLLRIKTQGTFQIPANLMDADTLQDKLLTSNLLRGGYYATMIVMGLYNLFIFFSTRERSYLYYSGFVLSFLLFHMVYEGSAFQFFWPDVPRINEFALPIFFALNMLIMSLFVPNFLALKQHSAGAFRLFRVYSALILVSVLMLPLLHYQAMVQIHNLLSITLTASALVVGIRFWARGHAAARYFTIAWAVLITGLILANSRSLGLIPTNVFTLYAYQIGSFMEVILLSLALGERIMQLQKDQLKARQELMQSQEDAIQYLRDYEDLYQNSLTGKFQLDGEGYFSKTNPAWRTMLGYTEQRYFNADNPRFNSLFTDAAERKAFWKKLKENGRVQAYVVSMTQPVTEERIMVSLTMRKGSNAENAALFGSGQDVTEDYLKEQALIQLQKEKTQSLRQLVMGIAHEMNTPLGNIRMAETFLNDNNQHWTLDEQQQHLRQGLEFIHNGTERLNELNQLMKSAVVQENQYAGELLLLRPWLQNWQQEHQKQDEKLQLRTAVHSYLVDWPTYPEALQIVLDQLLENSCIHNQELHEAGKLKVTVEFRERGDYLELHYRDNGKGVDKDQRDAIFMPFYTTRRTVARHKGLGLYQTYNLLTELLHGHVEWLDTEEGGFALMVRFNLPLPERNTPAEPQPVTDLVQQITNDKDKNDNGHGE; from the coding sequence ATGACTTTGCACCGCTGCTTTATTCTGCTGCTGACATTGCTGCTCAGCCCCATGCTGCTGGCGTCCGGCCTTACTGCTGAACCAGACGCTGAACAGGAAGCGGTGCCCGCCGCACCACCCCTGCTAACCCTGAACAACCCCGGTGACTACAGCACCGGCCTGCACAGCCTGTGGCTGGAAGATCCGGCAGCAGAACTGGATGCCAGCACGGCCATGGCCGCCAGCGGCTGGCAGCTCAGCGACCGCGACAGCCTGAACTTTGGTTTCAGCAATTCGGTATTCTGGCTGCAACTGCCGCTGCAGAACCTGACCAGCCAGCCCGACTGGGCACTGTGGATTCATTACTCGCTGCTGGATTTAACCGAAGCCTGGCTGTGTCCGCAGCCGGTTACTGGCATAAGCCAGTGCCACTATCAGCAAAGCGGCGATCTGCAGCCGTTCAGCAGCAACCGTGCCATTGACCATCCCAACACCATCCTGCCGTTGCTGCTGCAACCCCAGCAATCTTATGTACTGCTGTTACGGATAAAAACTCAGGGCACCTTTCAGATTCCGGCCAATCTTATGGATGCCGATACCCTGCAGGACAAACTCCTTACCAGCAACCTGCTGCGTGGCGGCTATTACGCCACCATGATTGTGATGGGGCTGTATAACCTGTTTATTTTCTTTTCTACCCGTGAACGCAGCTATCTGTATTACTCGGGTTTTGTGTTGTCGTTCCTGCTCTTTCACATGGTGTACGAAGGCTCGGCGTTCCAGTTCTTCTGGCCCGATGTCCCGCGTATTAACGAATTTGCCCTGCCGATATTTTTTGCCCTGAACATGCTGATTATGAGCCTGTTTGTGCCGAATTTTCTGGCCCTTAAACAGCACAGCGCCGGTGCCTTCCGTTTATTCCGGGTCTACAGCGCGCTGATACTGGTCAGCGTGTTAATGCTGCCGCTGCTGCATTACCAGGCTATGGTGCAGATTCATAATCTGCTCAGCATTACCCTCACGGCTTCGGCGCTGGTGGTGGGCATCCGCTTCTGGGCCCGCGGCCATGCTGCGGCACGCTATTTCACCATTGCCTGGGCGGTACTGATTACCGGCCTGATTCTGGCCAACAGTCGCAGCCTGGGGCTGATTCCAACCAATGTTTTCACCCTCTATGCCTACCAGATCGGTTCCTTTATGGAGGTGATTCTGCTGTCACTGGCGCTGGGCGAACGCATTATGCAGCTGCAGAAAGATCAGCTGAAAGCACGTCAGGAGTTAATGCAAAGCCAGGAAGATGCCATTCAGTATCTGCGTGACTATGAAGATCTGTACCAGAATTCTTTAACCGGCAAATTCCAGCTCGACGGCGAGGGTTATTTCAGTAAAACCAATCCGGCCTGGCGCACCATGCTGGGCTATACCGAGCAGCGTTACTTCAATGCCGATAATCCGCGCTTTAACAGCCTGTTTACCGATGCGGCAGAGCGCAAAGCCTTCTGGAAAAAACTGAAAGAAAATGGCCGGGTACAGGCCTATGTCGTCAGCATGACCCAACCGGTAACCGAAGAGCGCATTATGGTGTCGCTGACCATGCGCAAAGGCAGCAATGCCGAAAATGCCGCCTTGTTTGGCTCGGGCCAGGATGTGACCGAGGATTATCTGAAAGAACAGGCGCTTATTCAGCTGCAGAAAGAAAAAACCCAGTCATTGCGCCAGCTGGTGATGGGCATTGCCCATGAAATGAACACCCCGCTGGGCAATATCCGCATGGCGGAAACCTTCCTGAACGATAATAACCAGCACTGGACACTGGATGAACAACAGCAGCATCTGCGCCAGGGGCTGGAATTTATTCATAACGGCACCGAGCGTCTGAATGAACTGAACCAGCTGATGAAAAGTGCCGTGGTGCAGGAAAATCAGTACGCCGGCGAACTGTTGCTGTTGCGCCCATGGTTGCAGAACTGGCAACAGGAACATCAGAAACAGGATGAAAAACTGCAGTTGCGTACCGCCGTTCACAGCTATCTGGTTGACTGGCCAACCTACCCGGAAGCCTTACAGATTGTGCTCGACCAGCTGTTGGAAAACTCCTGCATTCACAACCAGGAGCTGCACGAAGCCGGTAAGCTGAAAGTGACTGTAGAATTCCGCGAGCGCGGTGATTACCTGGAACTGCATTATCGCGATAACGGTAAGGGCGTGGATAAAGACCAGCGTGATGCCATCTTTATGCCCTTCTATACCACTCGCCGTACCGTTGCCCGCCACAAGGGGCTGGGGCTGTACCAGACCTATAATCTGCTGACCGAGTTATTACACGGCCATGTGGAATGGCTGGATACCGAAGAAGGTGGGTTTGCCCTGATGGTGCGTTTTAATCTGCCACTGCCAGAACGCAATACCCCGGCGGAGCCACAACCGGTTACCGATCTGGTTCAGCAGATTACCAACGATAAAGACAAAAACGACAACGGGCACGGCGAATAA
- a CDS encoding Wadjet anti-phage system protein JetA family protein, whose translation MFFEQERGHFFRPLTGKYRAQVMECLRELYQRLYSSSSADYGQALARDTMLEIFQEALVRAPALADGSDEDDSDDLTEGRFRTSREHSVWVLNQLQEHGWIEKQVDQATLQSTFAFTRYGRLFTEPFVAESRSMARTRHRNTRNTRNALESFLERGDIYDLLDAYEYSERIISDFTDVIAELEERKRDLVREMEDQLLVQRASEAFFDFMENRFQPDLSVRLSADNVEKHRDQISQLIAGIRKRDKTFKANAERRLRELLPELAQEGQSVLWNILDGIDQRLRNASDIMLPALRKALQSFTKRADIIIRQMSYLASQQHNDVLAVCKHLAGLPEAQQNALLEQAGERMAVPEIALVDPAQVRLAPPRQRFIASAAVDEGKGDVDMDARRDIYIQQVLDQAFLINQQALKQYLRRHLGAGNKVSSRDLPIENAQDFLAVAHAIGLGAADGLSSEFTIRISYDPGEHNSGAAAEYFTRKDHFIFELVEKES comes from the coding sequence ATGTTTTTTGAACAGGAACGAGGGCACTTCTTTCGCCCGCTGACCGGTAAATACCGTGCTCAGGTCATGGAATGCCTGCGCGAGCTGTACCAGCGTCTGTACAGCTCCAGCAGTGCCGATTATGGCCAGGCGCTGGCCCGCGACACCATGCTGGAAATCTTTCAGGAAGCGCTGGTGCGCGCCCCGGCGCTGGCCGATGGCAGCGACGAAGACGACAGCGACGACCTTACCGAAGGCCGCTTCCGTACCAGCCGTGAACACTCGGTGTGGGTGCTGAACCAGCTGCAGGAACATGGCTGGATCGAAAAGCAGGTCGACCAGGCTACCCTGCAGAGCACCTTCGCGTTTACCCGCTATGGGCGGCTGTTTACCGAGCCCTTTGTGGCCGAAAGCCGCAGCATGGCGCGTACCCGTCACCGCAATACCCGCAATACCCGCAATGCGCTGGAGTCTTTTCTGGAGCGTGGCGATATTTACGACCTGCTCGATGCCTACGAATATTCCGAGCGCATTATCAGCGATTTCACCGACGTGATTGCCGAGCTGGAAGAACGTAAGCGCGATCTGGTGCGGGAAATGGAAGATCAGCTGCTGGTGCAGCGCGCCAGTGAAGCCTTCTTTGATTTTATGGAAAACCGTTTCCAGCCGGATTTGTCCGTGCGCTTATCGGCCGACAACGTGGAAAAGCACCGCGACCAGATCAGCCAGTTAATTGCCGGCATCCGCAAACGCGATAAAACCTTTAAAGCCAATGCCGAACGGCGGCTGCGCGAACTGCTGCCGGAACTGGCGCAGGAAGGTCAGTCGGTGCTGTGGAATATTCTCGATGGTATCGACCAGCGCCTGCGCAACGCCTCCGACATTATGTTGCCGGCGCTGCGCAAAGCGCTGCAAAGCTTTACCAAACGCGCCGACATTATTATCCGCCAGATGAGCTACCTGGCCTCGCAGCAGCACAACGACGTGCTGGCGGTGTGCAAGCATCTGGCCGGCTTGCCGGAAGCGCAACAGAATGCGCTGCTGGAGCAGGCCGGTGAACGCATGGCAGTGCCGGAAATTGCGCTGGTCGACCCGGCTCAGGTACGGCTGGCACCGCCACGGCAACGTTTTATTGCCAGTGCCGCGGTGGATGAAGGCAAGGGCGATGTTGATATGGACGCCCGCCGCGATATTTATATTCAGCAGGTGCTGGACCAGGCGTTTTTAATTAACCAGCAAGCGCTGAAACAGTATTTACGCCGCCATCTGGGTGCCGGTAATAAAGTCTCCAGCCGCGATCTGCCCATTGAAAATGCGCAGGATTTCCTCGCCGTGGCCCACGCCATTGGCCTGGGGGCTGCCGATGGCTTATCCAGCGAATTTACCATCCGCATCAGTTACGACCCGGGTGAACATAACAGCGGCGCGGCGGCCGAATATTTCACCCGTAAAGACCATTTTATTTTTGAGCTGGTAGAGAAAGAGTCCTGA
- a CDS encoding DUF4194 domain-containing protein translates to MLTTIDKELDQEGLSQRDFSELLVRLLDYGVICRDESQIEQQLYDRYLRLEELVGDYLSLLGIRIQHDRRFQFVRLYPPGAQVPGMVDDETAQATPAFRSRLNQNEVALILVLRAQYDKALREGLVDEQGCVMVSLEALSIAMKNLLKRTLPDNLTERKTLFRRLKQLRLVQISNDDDLTNSDMWLRVRPMIMSYVSDQVLAELLEEKNPAADEPVVAAEENTAAAETDAESAQEESAEEPTAEQPAAGISAEQPAEQEQPEEQPEDNNGAAAADAEPHKPASLFGE, encoded by the coding sequence ATGCTGACCACCATTGACAAAGAATTAGACCAGGAAGGCCTCAGCCAACGGGATTTTTCCGAACTGCTGGTACGGTTGCTGGATTACGGCGTGATCTGCCGTGATGAAAGCCAGATTGAACAACAGCTGTATGACCGCTATTTACGTCTGGAAGAACTGGTGGGCGATTATTTATCGCTGCTGGGCATCCGCATTCAGCACGACCGCCGCTTTCAGTTTGTGCGCCTGTATCCGCCGGGTGCGCAGGTGCCGGGCATGGTGGACGACGAAACCGCTCAGGCCACACCGGCCTTCCGCAGCCGCTTAAACCAGAACGAAGTGGCATTAATTCTGGTGCTGCGCGCCCAGTACGACAAAGCCCTGCGCGAAGGGCTGGTGGACGAGCAGGGCTGCGTGATGGTGTCACTGGAAGCGCTGAGCATTGCCATGAAAAACCTGCTCAAACGTACGCTGCCGGATAACCTGACCGAACGTAAAACCCTGTTCCGCCGCCTCAAACAACTGCGGCTGGTGCAGATCAGCAACGACGACGATTTAACCAACAGCGATATGTGGCTGCGGGTACGGCCGATGATTATGAGCTATGTCTCGGATCAGGTACTGGCCGAACTGCTGGAAGAAAAAAACCCGGCGGCAGACGAGCCAGTGGTGGCTGCTGAAGAGAATACGGCCGCTGCGGAAACAGATGCGGAATCTGCGCAAGAAGAATCTGCTGAAGAACCTACGGCAGAACAACCTGCAGCCGGAATAAGCGCAGAACAACCAGCAGAACAAGAACAACCAGAAGAACAACCAGAAGATAATAACGGGGCCGCCGCAGCGGATGCCGAGCCACACAAACCGGCCAGCCTGTTCGGGGAATAA